ACCTCTCAGGCGCCATCGTCATCGGCGCGCTCATCCTTGCGCCGCGGGCGCAGATCCAGGTCATCGACAACGACCTGACGGCGTGGTTCTCGCCAGACGACCCGGTGTACCAGGACTACGTCCGCTTCAGGGACGAGTTTGGCGGCACCCGCACGGTTATCGTTGCCATTGAGGCCCCCGAGCCGCGAGCGCCTGTTCAGCGAGCAAGGCTTCGCGTTTCTCGACAAGGTCAGCGGCGATATCGAACGGGTGCAGGCCGTGCTGCGCGTCAGCAGCCTCGCAACCGCGACGGTTGTGGACGTACTGCCGTCGTCCGGCGTCAACGACGACGGTGGTCTGCAGGTGCGGCGGCTGATTGAAGACCTGGAAACAAAGAGCCCCGGCGCGGTCGGACAGCGCGCCATGGACGACGAGCTTTTCCGTGGGGACCTGATCTCCGAGGACGGCACGGTCACGGCACTGATTCTGTTCTTCGATGAGGCCCGCATAGACGACGTGCGCGCCGAGGTGCTCACTGAGATCCGGCGGCTGGTTGATGCAGTTACCCACCGGATTCAAGGCGCACTACAACGGCAGCCTCGAGATCACGGAGGGCATAACCGGGTCACGCTCGCAAATCAAACCACGTTCACGCCACCCATTCTGGCCCTGACCTTGCTGGCCTTGTTCGTGATGTTCCGGTCGGTCAAGAAGACACTGCTGACGTTCGGCGCAATTCTCGTCAGCCTGTTGTGGACCCTCGGGCTCTACGACCTCTTCGGCTTCAGCTACAACGTGTTGAGCAGCATGATCATCCCGCTGGTGGTTGTGCTGGCGGTGGCAGACGACGTGCACATCCTGCAGCACTATGGACTGGGCGGCGCACTCGGAGCCGCGAGCAGGCGTTCGTCGGTACCCGTGAGGCACCTCATGGCCCCGTTGTTCGGTGCGAGTGCCACAACCGCATTGGGCATGTTGTCGCTGGCCACAAGCCAGGTGGTGGCCGTGCGCGAGTTCGGCATGGGAGCCGCCATCGGCGTGATGGTGGACTTCGCCATTTCGATCATCCTGGTGCCGACCATGCTCGGGTGGGTGAAAGAAGAGCGCGTGGCAGCGCCTCAGGAGTCGTGGTTCCTCGGACCACTCCGTTCGGTGGCAATGTTCTCCACGCGTCACGCGCGAGCGGTCATGGCGGTGGTGATCGGGCTGGTGGTGCTGGCCGGGGTGGGCATGTCGCGCCTGCGGGTGGACACCAATCACATCAACTTCTTCAGTGAGCGTCACGAGCTCTATACGTCGGCCCAGGTGATGGATAAGAAGCTCGCCGGAATTTACACCTTCCAGGTCTTTCTGGAAGGGGCGCCCGAGTCCATGCAGCAGCCAGACATCCTCAAGCGCATGGACCGCTTGAGCACGGAGCTCAAGGCGCTGCCGTTCGTCCGGAAAGTCACGTCGGTGGCCGACTACGTCAAGCGCGTGCACCGCGAACTGAACGATGGCCGGCAAGAAGCCTTCGTGATTCCCGAGACGTCGTCTGAGGTTGCTCAGGAGTTGCTGGTCTTCGGACTGGGTGATGAGGGCGGGCGGAACTGGAACGCATGGCGGCGAGCGACTTCTCGCGCGCCCAGGTGACGGTCAAGCTCGCCTCGATGAGTTCCGATCTCGTGTTTGTACAGGTGACTGAAGCAGACCGTCTGGCCCAACAGATCTTCGCCGGGTCTGGAGTGAAGGCCACGGTCACTGGATCGGGCCGGTTGTTCAGCATGCTGGATCACTACCTGGTGCGGTCGCAGATTACGAGCTTTTGCGACGGCGTTTGTCACCGTGTTCGGCGTGATTTTCCTCGTGTTCAGGTCGTGGAGATTCGGGCTCCTTTCGATCGCACCAAATCTGGTGCCGGTGCTGGCCGTCTTCGGGGTCATGGGCTGGCTCGGCTTTTCGCTCAACGTGGCCACCGTGATGGTGGCCAGCGTCGCGCTCGGCGTCGTTGATGACGACACCATCCATTTCATCAGCCGCTATAGGCGTGAGACCGGCCGCAGGAGCCACCACCGACGAGGCGATTGAGACCGCCACCACGCAGGAGGGCCGTGCAGGCTCACGACTGCTGTGATCAATTGCTGCGCGTTCGCCGTCCTGACGCTCTCGGATGCACCGGCCCAGCGCGTGGTTCGGTGGCCTGCTGGCTTTGACGATGGTTATGGCGTTCCTGGCCGAGGTGTTCATTCTTCCCGCGATGATCAAACTGTTCCCCGCGCTGTTTGGCGCCGAGCGTGTGCATGCCCAGGGAGTTGGCCGGGCGTGAGCGGCTGGTGGTTAATCGCCACGCTTGTGGCCCAGGTGCCGGCATCGCAGACCGCGGCCACGCCGCCTCCGCGGCCAGGCAATCTGGTGGTCCATGGCGAGGTGTCCGCACTGGCGG
This is a stretch of genomic DNA from Acidobacteriota bacterium. It encodes these proteins:
- a CDS encoding MMPL family transporter is translated as MRPPSRERLFSEQGFAFLDKVSGDIERVQAVLRVSSLATATVVDVLPSSGVNDDGGLQVRRLIEDLETKSPGAVGQRAMDDELFRGDLISEDGTVTALILFFDEARIDDVRAEVLTEIRRLVDAVTHRIQGALQRQPRDHGGHNRVTLANQTTFTPPILALTLLALFVMFRSVKKTLLTFGAILVSLLWTLGLYDLFGFSYNVLSSMIIPLVVVLAVADDVHILQHYGLGGALGAASRRSSVPVRHLMAPLFGASATTALGMLSLATSQVVAVREFGMGAAIGVMVDFAISIILVPTMLGWVKEERVAAPQESWFLGPLRSVAMFSTRHARAVMAVVIGLVVLAGVGMSRLRVDTNHINFFSERHELYTSAQVMDKKLAGIYTFQVFLEGAPESMQQPDILKRMDRLSTELKALPFVRKVTSVADYVKRVHRELNDGRQEAFVIPETSSEVAQELLVFGLGDEGGRNWNAWRRATSRAPR